cacttgttcaaaaaaaaaaaacttgaagaggagggtgtagagaaggccattgctcttcactgcattatccatcagcaggccctttgcagtaaatgcctgccgtgtgacaatgtgatgtctattgttgtgaaatgtatcaaccaaatcagaaccaggggcttaaagcacaggaggttccatgcttttttagaggaaatggaatcaaaatatggagatatgctctatttcactgaggtacattggctcagcaggggaaatgtcctgaaaagattttttgagttgagagaagaagtgaaagccttcatggagaagaatgggaatgctgtttctgagttgagtgatcacaaatggctcatggacttagcttttcttgttgacatcgcACATAAGctaaatgtactaaacaagatgttacaaggcctgggttagcttatcagtgctgcctatgacaacgttaGGGCATTCtctacaaaacttgtgttatggaaatcccagctctctcagacaaacctttgccatttcccagcatgcaaggaacttgtgaatgcaggcataccattcagtggtgaggaatatgttgatgctatttttaagctagagaaggaatttgatcacagatttgcagacttcaaaaagcacagggccacttttcaaatttttgtggatcccttttcctttgatgtgcaagatgcccctcctgtgcttcaaatggagctcattgacctgcaatgcaactctgatctcaaagccaagttcagggagattagtggaaaaagcagacatgcatgggcaatttttgagagaattgacccccagcttccctgagctttcccgaatgttcaagcatacCACATGCCTTTTtaggagcacatatttgtgtgaaaagttattctccacattgaacttcaataagtcaaagtacaggtctagacttaatgatgattacCTTCAAGCCATACGGAGGGTCTCAACTACTTCCTctttaaagccaaatgtggttcagatttgtgagaagaagtgctgtcaagtctctggcagcaaggaataggcaaaagatgccatgttcagaagaactgttcatgatcttcactcaatgtccTATTcttgttcagaaaaaataattaaaactgttaataatgacgtttgagtattttttttgtgtgaaatcccttacgcagccctgcctcaccccgactttgcctcctgcggtccccaggtaaattgagtttgagacccctgctataaggaatgattcctgagcacagagccacaagaacctgtgagcactgccagatatggcccccaaacaaaaacaaacaaaatgtttcttGTTCAGAAGGCCAGCAGATAGAACTTGTGACATTATtgaagagaagttgacactggtggttgggCCACTGTATGCTTGAAACTCTATTCACAAAGTTATCCCgaggaggccaagaaagaccTCGCAagaactgtctcctagaggctccacagCAGACAGGAACTCTCTCTTCCTGTGAAGGGAAGTGGTGTTGAACCCCTGCTGTGTGCTTAGCCACAAGAAGAAAGAGTGAAAAAAACCTCTGCTGCCTCCACCTATTTGCTCTTCTGTACCCTGAAATGTCCCgaggaggccaagaaagacccagcaaaAACTCCTAGATGCTCCACAACAGCCAGGGGCTCCAGTAGAGAGTGGCCACTTCCCTTGCTTCACAAACACTCACTTATTTTAACTAATTAACCCCACTataatacatagaaaaaaattacggtacaagcatgacaatggggaaaccagaTAGGAAAATACCATgcgcagagaatgaagatgaagctCTGATGACCTCCAAAATATCAACCACCTGATTActgtctcagataaggagtttagaatagaaatatggaggatactcaTAGAAAttcaagaaagcatagatcaagctgaacagaatacaaagatagaaatcagaaattccaaactgaaataataggtctgaaacactcagtagatgaattgaaaacgtctccaacagaataacagcagccgaggacagaatcagtgaactggaagatgagatgcagaacaactccatacagcaggagagattggaaaagaaccttaaagcgaatgatcagacaatgggaaaagtactcaaagaatgtgaacagatgaaaatagaatagtttgaaaataaatatagtttgattaactcaacagaaacaatgtaagttTCATTGGAATCCAGAGGCCGAGGAAGAAGATTCCCAGGAAGAAGCAAccatcaaagacatcattacagagaaactcccagagctaaagactgcatgcaaccaaatcttgcatgcccaaagagtactagctaaaagataCCCAAACAAAAGTatccaaagacacatcctagtcacaatgatgaattccatagatatagaatacttaaagcaacaagaattaaaatggaaaattacattcaaagaagcatccttacaatttacagcagacatgtcacaagaaaccctcatgACCAGAGACAGTGGTGAgagattgtgacaagactgaatgaaatggatacttcacttagaatactgcacccagcctgactcatgttcaggtttgatggaaggatacatagcttcatggataagcaatagctcagaaactttacagatgcaaaaccagccttaaaggaaaaaacgaaaggtctactttaagacaagacagatcaacagacacaccaaacttatacacaaagatgacattaaatcccatgataatcatctccctcaatgtcaatggactaagtgcaccagttaagagacacagcatggaaaattgatcaaaaagataaatccaaatttctgctgcctacaagaaacatacctgaatattcagaacaaacctagactcaaaatcaaagactgaagGAAATTCATCCAAAaaaacaacactcttaaaaaagctggagtggtcatattaatatcagatgacacaaacttaagactcagaaaagttgtaactgacatctccagaaacctggatacacattcatttccaatgtacatgggtcattttccaagatagaccacatgctggcacataaaaatatcttcataaaatcaagaggatataaattttgcagactaccttcactgatcacaagactttgaaattaaatttgaagtacaaagggacaaagaagaaaaactttaacacctaaaaactaaacagcctactactgaacaacctgtgggtttgagataaaataaaagaggaaataaaaacttttctggaaacaaatgacaatagagaaacAGACTATCTGAAGccatgggacacaacaaaagtggtactgagaggaaatatagttttgcaagcacacatcaggagggaagaaggggactacatgaatagcttaatgacgcagtctataaaactagaaaatgataaaaaaaaaaaagaaactcaaaataggtaaaacagaaggaaacaacaaagcttAGAGAGGAaattaatgaagtagaaacccaaaaaacaatctcaaAGATCAACataagcagaagttggttctttgaaaaaataaacaagatcaatagaccactggcaaaactcacaaagagagagtgaaacttgataaaccatgttagaaatgaaaagggggagataattacagatattgcaaagattcaaagggtaatcagagactgttttgagaaactctataccatgaaatatgagaacctgaaagaaatggataaattcttggactcttatgaccttccatggttgagtaaggaggatgtagcatatctaaacacccccatcactattgaggaaattaaaatgataatcaaatgtgtgccccaaaacaaaagcccacacccagatggatttactaatgaattcttttaaacctttcaagaggaactactaccaatccttgccagactttttcatgaaactgaaaaaacagaaacaattacAAATAgtatttatgaagccaacatcaccttgacatcTAAATTAAACAGATgctgttaaaaaagaaaattacagaccaatatccctgaaaaacacatatacaaagatcttcaacaaaattttgACAAATAGAATCCAAGGCCTCATCAAGAGATCATTTaccacaatcaagtaggtttcatctcaggaatgcaaggatggtttaacatctgtaaatcaatcaacataatacacaatataaacaataaaaatggaaaccatatgataatatcaatagatgcagaaaaagcatttgataatttgcaacacccattcttgataaaaactctcatcaaaatgggaataaaaggaacttttctcaatatagttaaggccatctaccacaaaccagtggcaaatattatcctcaatggaaaaaaactaaaagcctttcctctaaagtctggttcaagacaaggctgccctctctcaccactcttattcaacatagtacttaagtacttgctatagtgattgggcaagaaaaagatataaagtgcatccagataggaaaggaagaagtcaagctcttactgtctgcagatgacatggtactatatttagaaaaccctaccaaaaagcttctataaataatagattcatataacaaagtggcaggctacaaaattaacacgcaaaaatcaatggtcttcttctttttcttttttctttttttggtttttgggccacacccggcggtgctcaggggttactcctggctgtctgctcagaaatagctcctggcaggcacgggggaccatatgggacaccaggatttgaaccaaccacctttggtcctggatccgctgcttgcaaggcaaatgccactgtgctatctctccgggcccatcaatggtcttcttatagaCCAATAATggcagagaagaaatggacattaaaaaaaaaccaattcacattagtgtcatgcaaactcaaatatcttggagtcaaattaactaaagacatgaaggacctatacaaaaactacaaaccctgcttcaagaaataagagaggacatgtggaaatggaaacacatatcctgctcatggattggcaggattgacatcattaaaatggcaatactccccaaagcatggtacagatttaatgcaatccctctaaagatacccatgacatcttcaaagaagtggataaaacaatcctaaaattcatttggaacaataaacacccatgaatagctaaagcaatgactaggaaaaagaatatgggaggcattattttcctaattttaaatagtattacaaagcaatagttatcaaaacagcatgatattgggaTAAAAACAGATCTGcagttcagtggaataggttcgcgtattcagagaatgttcctcagacatacaatcatttaatttttgataaaggggcaagaaatccaaaatggagcaaggaaagcccttcaagaagtggtgttggcataactggttagccacttgcaagaaagtgaactcagacccccacctGACACCGGgtgtgaaggtaaaatccaaatggattaaagaccttgatatcagacctgataccatagatatatagaacaacatgtaggtaataaactccatgacattgagactaaaggcatcttcaaggaggaaactgccacTCTCTATAAACAAgtagaagtagagataaacagatgggactatattaaattaagacgtttctgcacctcaaaggcaatagtgtctaggatacaagagccacccactaaataggagaaattattcacccaattctcatcagataaggggctaatatccaaaatatacaagacactgacagaactttacaagaaaaaatataatctcatcaaaaatggggagaagaaatgaacagacactttgtcaaagaagaaatggccaaaagacatatgaaaaagtgctccatggggccgggaaggtggcgctagaggtaaggtgtctgccttgcaagtgctagcctaggacggaccatggttcgatcccccagcgtcccatatggtccccccaagccaggggcgatttctgagcgcatagccaggagtaacccctgagcgtcaaatgggtgtggcccaaaaaaaaagaaaaaaaaaagaaaaaaaaagtgctccacatcactaatcattagggagatgcaaatcaaaacaactatgaggcaccatctcatgccacagatattggcacacatcacaaagaatgaaaacaagtagtgctggtggggatgtggagagaaaggaactcttatttactgcttttgggaatgctgtctagtccagcctttatggaaaacaatatgaaaatttctcaaaaacctgaaaattgaatacttacctggcaggggaaatatcatgatcatgaaggtggtttccccagggctaggcttatccattgcactccagatgtgttgacccctgcgatttccccaaatgtgggaaactcaactgtataatttgtggtagtgggggactgcgttcacgCTCTCCCCTTTAAAatacctgaaaattgagctcccatatgatccagctataccactccgaaggatataccctaagaacacaaaaataaaattcaaaaatttcttcctcacacctttatttattgctgcgctatttacaatagccagattttggaaacaaccaagatgcccttcatcagaggaatggctaaagaaactgtgatgcatttacacaatggaatattatgcagttgtcaggagagatgaagtcatgaaattttcctatacatgatggacatggaatctattatgctgagtgaaatatcagaggcagagagatagacacagaatagtctcactcctacatggtttaaaaaaaaggtaaagactTTATTGTACtaatctcagagacaatagagttaacagacagaaggaccagctcacaatatgaagctcaccacaaagagtggtgaatgattTTAGGGAAATAGCTTACACTAACAACtggcatgacaatgttaatgaaagagagaagtagaatgcctgtgttcAAGACACAGGAGGGGGCGGTGGGAGATAGGGAGCATCTGtattggaaatgttgcactggtaaaggggggtgtttgtgactgaaactcaactataatcatgcttgtaatcatggtgcttaaataaagattatatattaaaatatttaataaaaattatcaaacttGAATAtgaaatccaaagtcaactacaacagaaatgatacccaatctacatcaagctgtacatggggggaacagttgcactagagGTGGAGGaagtgggatacatgctgggaacaggggtggagggaggacaacattggtggtggggatgcccctcattcattattactgtatgccttaaatatcactgtgaaaaatttgtaattaacttgcccacaataaaaatatagagagaaataagtacattaaaaACATTTAGCTCTGCAGCAATCTTTTCCCAAGCCCATAACATTGTCTCATGTATCTAGTTAAGATAAAATGTTATTCTGATAGTAAATAATTTTACCTAGTTTATTGCTTCTTAGTTTGGGGGTAAAACCAGAGATGtacaaaggttactcctggatctacattcaggagttattcctggcagtgctcaggggatcatatgggattcggTGGATCAAACCAAGACCAGCCAAATGCAAGTGGCTTAGCCAATATATGATTACTGTGACACCTCTTACCTACATTTTAATTCAGTTATATGTAATTCCAATCttgctttaataaaatacttatctaattatataaaataattatacattatcTTTTTTGTAATAATCCCTCAGATGCTTATctggcttttatattttatatgtattttataatttagaatgcaGAGAATACCTTGGTAAACTAAATCTCTGataattcttttgaaaaaatgACTAAATATCACACACTATCCAGATATAAATGTtcaagaaggcaaaaaaaaagcaCTATGAGTATTATAAACTTTTATTAGGCTTCAATTAGTATGATTTATgacattaatttaatatttgactGATAGTATTTATTTTCCATCATATAGATTGAAATCTAAAAAATGAGAAACATAGTTCATATTATTGCACTACAATAGTGATTTCTATGTCCCAAATTCCAAAATATGGATATATCAAGTAAAATCAATTCTTGAATATAACTTTTCTAATTGCCTTTTTTACATCTTTGTTCCTTAGAGTGTAGATCAGTGGGTTCATAGTGGGGGCAACAATGGTGTATAGAAGGGCAAGGGCCTTCCCCTGATTTTGAGAGTAGTTATTTTTAGGTTGAAGATACATGAACATGATGGTTCCATAGAAGAGCAAGACCACCATCAGGTGAGATGCACAAGTCCCAAAGGCCTTGCGTCTTCCTTCAGCAGATTTCATCATTATCACAGCGCGGGCTATGCAGGCATATGAGGTGAGAATGACGACGACTGGACCAATAAGGATCATAAGACGAGCAACTAACATCTTTGCTTCTGTTGGTCGAGTGTCCACACAGGAAAGCTTGACTATAATCAAGATTTCACAAAGGAAATGGTCAATATGGCGGTGACCACAATGAGGTAAAACAATGGCCAGTGAAGACTGAAAGAGAGAGTTGCCAAATCCCCAAATCCAAGATATGGCAGCAAGGATGTGGCAGATCCGTGGGTGCATAATGGTAGTGTAGCGGAGGGGCCAGCAAACGGCAACATAACGGTCAATAGACATGACAGCAAGAAGAACACACTCGGTGGAGCCAAGAGCCAAGGCCACAGTAAACTGAACCATGCAGCCAAGATAGCTGATTTTGTTATTTCCCCACATGTTCACTAGCATCTGAGGAACAATAGAAGTTGTAAAAAACATGTCCAGGAGTGAGAGGTTTCGGAGGAAGAAGTACATTGGGGTATGGAGGCGACTGTCCAGGATGGATACCAAGATGATGGCTGCATTTCCTGTCAATGTCATTGTGTATAACCCAGTAGCAAAGATAGAGAGGATAAACTCAGTCTGGGGATATTTTGAAAATCCAATCAAGATGAAATATCTCTCTGAGCTCTCATTTATTTTCATCATCTCTAAAATTTTCAGGTGTAATTGAAATTAAATAGTCCTATGTGTAtcagcaaaacaaaatcaaatgagTCAATTTTAAATACAGTACAATGTAAAATTAGAGATTTTTCTAACaaatttcaaacaaaattttattttcaaataaattcaagAAATGGAAATTCAAATTTCCTAATGCAcaagtatctttaaaaatatattgttcacacctggctatgctcattgctggcattgctcaggggagcatatgggatatcaggattgaacttaggttgactgtatgcaagacaattgcctaaCCTACTGCTTATGGCCTCAGATTTTTAATGTACAAACATTTAAGTGATTTTAATTATAAAGGTACACACAGAGTTATATTTGATTTGGATATAGGCTACTGCAATAAAacctatattataaaatgattaatcATATTTCTGTGCATAAAACAATAATCTCAGTGAATAGAGTTTTGCTTTTATACagtatatattaagtataaaatagtttagtttaaaatcaataaatataccttaaatattttattgctaaaatattctatcatatattttaaaatgtaactcATAAGAGAATAGGTGGAGTGGAGCAAGACAGATGAGGGAAGTTGGTAGAATTGGTGGGACTGGTGTTCAAACATTTTATGCCTAATGCCCAACTATCAATAACTGCAAAGTGCAGTTctttatataagtaaaaaattaaatagaaagataTTATATCATTTTAGGTTTCCACCAAGTTAACCTTTTTATGTTAGAATATCATATTTTGGAGGTGAGTGCGGGACATGCTGTGGTTGGTGAGAGGGGTCCCAATAACAAAGGGACTTGTGACCTGCCTATCCACAGAGGTCAGTGGTCTGGACTCAGGCTTATGCAACTGCAAGATAATTTCTCACCCACATAAATTCCCCTGATACCTCGCTGGTAGAGGGGAAGACTGATAGTGGTATAGCAAAGAAACATCTTGAGATTACTAAAGGAACCTTGGGAAAGTAGCCCAATATGCCACCACACTTTGTTAGTAAAGATTGTAATTCTGAAGAACCAAACAGTACCAATACTCTATATAATCTCATAAAAATGGATTTCAGAGCGGATATTCAACAGCCCAAAGAAACAATAAGGCAGACCATCATTAAACACAGTAAAATATGATAGGAGAAATGAGATGATACGAACAGATATgccaaaactaaaaaactttgtaaattaagtaaaaaattcattggaaggcctcaccagcagcaTAATAGCTGCACAAAACTGAATCAATGAACTAGAAAATGAAGTgcag
The sequence above is a segment of the Suncus etruscus isolate mSunEtr1 chromosome 8, mSunEtr1.pri.cur, whole genome shotgun sequence genome. Coding sequences within it:
- the LOC126015527 gene encoding putative olfactory receptor 2W6, encoding MMKINESSERYFILIGFSKYPQTEFILSIFATGLYTMTLTGNAAIILVSILDSRLHTPMYFFLRNLSLLDMFFTTSIVPQMLVNMWGNNKISYLGCMVQFTVALALGSTECVLLAVMSIDRYVAVCWPLRYTTIMHPRICHILAAISWIWGFGNSLFQSSLAIVLPHCGHRHIDHFLCEILIIVKLSCVDTRPTEAKMLVARLMILIGPVVVILTSYACIARAVIMMKSAEGRRKAFGTCASHLMVVLLFYGTIMFMYLQPKNNYSQNQGKALALLYTIVAPTMNPLIYTLRNKDVKKAIRKVIFKN